The genomic window CCGGTGACGCTCTGCGTCTTCGAGCGGTCGCGCCTCAACAACCTTTTCACCGATCACCCGGGCCTTGCCTATGACCTGACCTGGATCGCGGCAAGCGAGGAACGCATGCTCGACAGCCATCTCCTCAGCATTGGTCGCCGCACCGCGCTGGAGCGTGCGGCCTATCTCATCGCATTCCTCTACAGCAAGGCGAAGGCGGTTGATCTCGTGCGCGGCGAAACCCCTATCCCCGTCACGCAGCAGCATGTCGCAGATACGCTCGGCCTTTCCATCGTGCACACCAATAAGACCTTGAGAAAGCTGGTCGATCGTGGCCTTATCCGCTGGACGGACAAGGGCTGTCTGGTGCTTGATAATGCCGGGCTGGCCCATGTGGCCGGCTGGGAAAGCGACGAGAAGCGTCAAAGGCCCTTCATCTGATCTTCTTCCGACATGTCTTTTTTAAATGACGCTGGAGCTGTAATTTGCGACTCCTGTCGTGATATCTCGCTTGAGATCACGTCGCAGACCGCGGCTTCGAGCCTTGCGGCTCTGTTTTTAGGAAGAAGAAAACATATGGTGCCACAACGGGTTATCATCGTTGAGGATGAATATCTGGTGGCGCTTGATGTCGAAGCGGTTCTCCAGTCCATGGGGGTGGAAACGGTCGTGATCGCCACGACGCTTGGGCAGGCAAGGCAAGCTCTCGACCAGGACGGCGCCGATTGCGTTCTTCTCGATGTCAGCCTGACAGACGGCAAAAGCTTTGATTTCGCGCGTGGATTGCGGGAAGTGGGCATTCCCTTCGGTTTCGTCAGCGGTTACGGCGACACGACGGGGTTTCCCGCTGATCTCTCGCACTCGCCTCTGCTCGGTAAGCCTTTCGGGGAAAATGAAATCATGGATTTTGTTCTCAAACTTGTCGGCATGCCGAGCGAGGCCGTAAAAGAATAACGTTTTGACGCCAGATCGGTTATGATCGGGCTTGAATCGAAATTCGGACAGGTTTCATGCAGTGGCAGGATGAGGCGATCATTCTCG from Agrobacterium tumefaciens includes these protein-coding regions:
- a CDS encoding Crp/Fnr family transcriptional regulator, which encodes MSPKKPNGISTTPCQQCPLRDLPHFRDFSSPELDFVSRFKTGELAVESGSVILMEGSHSAHLYTVLHGWAFRYKTLEDGRRQILNYVMPGDLVGLQGTVMGEMQHSVEALSPVTLCVFERSRLNNLFTDHPGLAYDLTWIAASEERMLDSHLLSIGRRTALERAAYLIAFLYSKAKAVDLVRGETPIPVTQQHVADTLGLSIVHTNKTLRKLVDRGLIRWTDKGCLVLDNAGLAHVAGWESDEKRQRPFI
- a CDS encoding response regulator; its protein translation is MVPQRVIIVEDEYLVALDVEAVLQSMGVETVVIATTLGQARQALDQDGADCVLLDVSLTDGKSFDFARGLREVGIPFGFVSGYGDTTGFPADLSHSPLLGKPFGENEIMDFVLKLVGMPSEAVKE